Proteins from a genomic interval of Dichotomicrobium thermohalophilum:
- a CDS encoding alpha-ketoglutarate-dependent dioxygenase AlkB family protein, whose protein sequence is MSTALPIDHRVGYLDAAAQARLLQAIQAVVAEAPLFVPRMPRTGRQFSVRMTNCGPLGWLADKQGGYRYEPVHPETGKPWPPIPQMLLDIWEDVGGGAPPEACLINYYGQGAKMGLHQDRDEEDFSAPIVSVSLGDTGLFRVGGKTRKAPTQRYELASGDVLVMRGESRLAYHGIDRIVPGSSDLLPEGGRINITMRRVHKPDI, encoded by the coding sequence ATGAGTACGGCTTTGCCCATCGATCACAGAGTTGGGTACCTCGACGCCGCCGCGCAAGCACGTCTGCTGCAGGCGATCCAAGCGGTTGTGGCCGAAGCGCCACTTTTTGTGCCGCGGATGCCACGTACGGGCCGGCAGTTTTCGGTGCGGATGACGAATTGCGGCCCGCTGGGATGGCTGGCGGACAAGCAAGGTGGCTATCGCTATGAGCCGGTGCATCCCGAGACGGGCAAGCCGTGGCCGCCTATCCCGCAGATGTTGCTGGACATCTGGGAAGATGTCGGCGGCGGAGCGCCGCCGGAAGCGTGCCTCATCAACTACTATGGGCAGGGCGCGAAGATGGGGCTGCACCAGGACCGGGACGAGGAAGACTTCTCCGCGCCGATCGTATCGGTGTCGCTTGGCGATACCGGACTGTTCCGCGTCGGCGGGAAAACGCGCAAGGCGCCGACGCAGCGTTATGAGCTGGCGTCCGGGGATGTGCTGGTGATGCGTGGCGAATCGCGGCTCGCCTACCACGGCATCGACCGCATTGTCCCCGGATCGAGCGACCTGCTGCCCGAGGGCGGGCGCATCAACATCACCATGCGGCGCGTGCACAAGCCGGATATCTAG
- the dnaK gene encoding molecular chaperone DnaK, whose product MSKVIGIDLGTTNSCVAVMEGKNPKVIENAEGSRTTPSMVAFTEEGETLVGVPAKRQAVTNPENTFFAIKRLIGRRFDDPTVEKDQKLVPYQIVKADNGDAWVESHGKKYSPSQISAFVLRKMKETAESYLGEKVEKAVITVPAYFNDAQRQATKDAGKIAGLEVLRIINEPTAASLAYGLDKKEGERIAVYDLGGGTFDISVLEIGDGVFEVKSTNGDTFLGGEDFDMRLVDYLADEFKRENGIDLRNDRLALQRLKEAAEKAKVELSSTQQTEINLPFITADQSGPKHLTMKVTRAKLESLVDDLIQRTIGPCEAALKDAGVKPGEIDEVVLVGGMTRMPKVQETVKSFFGKEPHKGVNPDEVVAIGAAIQAGVLQGDVKDVLLLDVTPLSLGIETLGGVFTRLIDRNTTIPTKKSQVFSTAEDNQNAVTIRVYQGEREMAADNKLLGQFDLVGIPPAPRGVPQIEVTFDIDANGIVNVSAKDKATGKEQSIRIQASGGLTEEEIEQMVKDAESHAEEDKKRRELIDAKNQAEALIHSTEKSLSDLGDKVSAEDKTAVENAVSELRTALEGDDKEAIEAKTQSLAQVSMKLGEAMYQQSSEESEGGAAGGAEQASSEGEGVVDADFEEVDDDEKKKRA is encoded by the coding sequence ATGTCGAAAGTGATTGGCATCGATCTCGGCACCACGAACTCGTGTGTGGCCGTAATGGAGGGTAAGAACCCGAAAGTCATCGAAAACGCTGAAGGATCGCGCACGACACCGTCGATGGTGGCTTTCACCGAAGAGGGCGAGACGCTTGTCGGCGTCCCGGCCAAGCGCCAGGCGGTGACGAATCCGGAAAACACCTTCTTCGCGATCAAGCGCCTGATCGGGCGGCGCTTCGATGACCCGACCGTCGAGAAGGACCAGAAGCTGGTTCCGTATCAGATTGTCAAGGCCGACAATGGCGACGCCTGGGTCGAGTCCCACGGCAAGAAGTATTCCCCGTCGCAGATCTCTGCCTTCGTGCTCCGCAAGATGAAGGAGACGGCAGAGAGCTATCTCGGCGAGAAAGTAGAGAAAGCCGTCATCACGGTGCCGGCCTACTTCAACGACGCCCAGCGCCAGGCCACCAAGGACGCGGGCAAGATCGCCGGGCTGGAAGTGCTGCGCATCATCAACGAGCCGACCGCGGCCTCGCTGGCCTATGGCCTCGACAAGAAGGAAGGCGAGCGCATTGCGGTCTATGACCTTGGCGGCGGCACGTTCGACATCTCCGTGCTGGAGATCGGCGACGGCGTTTTCGAGGTGAAGTCGACCAACGGCGATACCTTCCTCGGCGGCGAGGACTTCGACATGCGCCTGGTCGACTATCTCGCGGACGAGTTCAAGCGCGAGAACGGCATCGACCTGCGCAATGACCGTCTGGCACTCCAGCGCCTGAAAGAGGCTGCGGAAAAGGCGAAGGTCGAATTGTCCTCGACGCAGCAGACCGAGATCAACCTCCCGTTCATCACGGCCGACCAGTCGGGTCCGAAGCACCTGACCATGAAGGTGACGCGGGCCAAGCTGGAGAGCCTCGTCGATGACCTCATTCAGCGCACGATCGGCCCGTGCGAGGCTGCGCTGAAGGACGCCGGCGTGAAGCCGGGCGAGATCGACGAGGTGGTCCTTGTCGGCGGCATGACCCGCATGCCGAAGGTTCAGGAGACCGTGAAGTCGTTCTTCGGCAAGGAGCCGCACAAGGGCGTCAACCCGGACGAGGTTGTGGCCATCGGCGCGGCCATTCAGGCCGGCGTGCTGCAGGGCGACGTCAAGGACGTGCTGCTGCTCGACGTGACGCCACTGTCGCTGGGCATCGAGACGCTGGGGGGTGTGTTCACCCGTCTGATTGACCGGAATACGACAATTCCGACCAAGAAGAGCCAGGTGTTCTCGACCGCCGAGGACAATCAGAATGCCGTGACCATCCGCGTCTACCAGGGTGAGCGCGAGATGGCGGCGGACAACAAGCTGCTCGGTCAGTTCGACCTCGTCGGTATTCCGCCGGCGCCGCGCGGCGTCCCGCAGATCGAGGTCACCTTTGACATCGACGCCAACGGCATCGTCAACGTCTCCGCGAAGGACAAGGCGACCGGCAAGGAGCAATCCATCCGCATCCAGGCCTCTGGCGGTCTCACAGAGGAAGAGATCGAGCAGATGGTCAAGGACGCCGAATCCCACGCTGAAGAGGACAAGAAGCGCCGGGAGCTGATCGACGCGAAGAACCAGGCCGAAGCGCTGATCCACTCGACCGAGAAGAGCCTGTCCGACCTCGGCGATAAGGTCTCCGCGGAGGACAAGACCGCGGTCGAGAATGCTGTCTCCGAGTTGCGGACCGCGCTGGAAGGCGACGACAAGGAGGCCATCGAGGCCAAGACCCAGTCGCTGGCGCAAGTGTCCATGAAGCTCGGCGAAGCGATGTATCAGCAGTCCTCGGAGGAAAGTGAAGGCGGCGCCGCTGGCGGTGCCGAGCAAGCCTCCAGCGAGGGCGAAGGCGTCGTGGATGCCGACTTCGAGGAAGTCGACGACGACGAGAAGAAAAAGCGGGCATAA
- the dnaJ gene encoding molecular chaperone DnaJ gives MEKRCYYKILGVSRGASDDEIKKAFRRQAKAHHPDRNPDDPEAERRFVEVNEAYDVLSDPQKRAAYDRFGHAAFDGSAGGPHGFGSDFSASMSDIFDDLFGEFMGGGRQTRRRRGRERGGDLRYNMEITLGDAYFGKRAEIRVPTSIACEGCSGTGAAGGAQPSACGTCGGIGRVRASQGFFTIERTCPACHGAGEVVENPCADCGGTGRQTRERTLSVEIPPGVEDGTRIRLAGEGEAGLRGGPSGDLYIFLSIEPHELFQRDGADLFCRVPIQMTTAALGGQIEVPTISGDSAQIRIPEGTQSGHEFRVHGKGMPVLRSKATGDLYVQVEVETPKNLTRKQKELLREFAKGSTQKTSPEATGFLSRVKAFWERVGDTG, from the coding sequence ATGGAAAAGCGCTGCTATTACAAGATTCTAGGCGTTTCGCGCGGAGCGAGTGACGACGAGATCAAGAAGGCGTTCCGTCGGCAGGCCAAGGCGCATCATCCGGATCGCAACCCGGACGACCCGGAGGCCGAGCGCCGCTTCGTCGAGGTCAACGAAGCCTATGACGTCCTGAGCGACCCGCAGAAGCGCGCAGCCTATGACCGCTTCGGTCACGCCGCCTTCGACGGCAGCGCTGGCGGGCCGCACGGGTTCGGCAGCGACTTTTCTGCTTCCATGTCGGACATCTTCGATGACCTGTTCGGCGAGTTCATGGGCGGCGGACGCCAGACGCGCCGGCGGCGCGGCCGGGAGCGCGGCGGTGATCTGCGCTACAACATGGAGATCACTCTGGGCGACGCTTATTTCGGCAAGCGCGCTGAAATCCGCGTTCCGACGTCCATCGCCTGCGAAGGCTGCTCGGGCACGGGCGCGGCCGGCGGCGCGCAACCCAGCGCCTGCGGGACCTGCGGCGGTATCGGGCGTGTGCGCGCCAGCCAGGGATTTTTCACGATCGAGCGCACCTGCCCGGCATGTCACGGGGCCGGCGAAGTGGTCGAGAACCCCTGCGCCGACTGCGGCGGCACCGGGCGCCAGACGCGCGAACGCACGCTGTCGGTGGAAATCCCACCCGGCGTAGAGGACGGCACGCGCATCCGCCTCGCCGGCGAAGGCGAAGCGGGGCTACGCGGCGGTCCGTCCGGCGATCTTTACATCTTTCTGTCGATCGAGCCGCATGAGCTTTTCCAACGCGACGGCGCGGACCTGTTCTGCCGCGTGCCGATACAGATGACGACAGCGGCGCTCGGCGGCCAGATCGAGGTGCCGACCATAAGCGGCGATAGTGCGCAAATCCGCATCCCTGAAGGCACGCAGTCTGGTCACGAGTTCCGCGTCCATGGCAAGGGGATGCCCGTGCTGCGCTCGAAGGCGACCGGCGATCTTTACGTCCAGGTCGAGGTCGAGACGCCCAAGAACCTGACTCGCAAGCAGAAGGAGTTGCTGCGCGAGTTCGCCAAGGGCTCCACGCAGAAGACCAGCCCGGAGGCCACTGGCTTCCTGTCGCGGGTCAAGGCCTTCTGGGAGCGTGTCGGGGATACCGGCTAA
- the rdgB gene encoding RdgB/HAM1 family non-canonical purine NTP pyrophosphatase, whose amino-acid sequence MAEAPASRKLVIASHNPGKVREIRDLLAPLGFDIISAGEAGAPEPEETGHTFAQNALIKAEACMTATGLPALADDSGLEVDALGGAPGIYAARWAGPEKDFGVAMERVERELQQAGAKTLQDRRANFACALALAGTDDCYHIFIGRVFGHLVWPPRGDRGFGYDPIFVPDGYDITFGEMDPAEKHRISHRAAAFAKLVAHLRRTETTL is encoded by the coding sequence ATGGCGGAGGCGCCTGCGAGCCGAAAGCTGGTCATCGCCAGCCACAACCCCGGCAAGGTGCGCGAAATCCGCGATTTGCTCGCCCCGCTTGGCTTCGACATCATCTCCGCAGGCGAGGCCGGCGCACCGGAGCCGGAGGAGACCGGCCACACATTCGCGCAGAACGCACTCATCAAGGCGGAAGCCTGCATGACCGCGACGGGATTGCCGGCGCTTGCCGACGACTCCGGGCTTGAGGTCGACGCGCTGGGCGGGGCGCCGGGAATTTATGCGGCGCGCTGGGCCGGACCGGAGAAGGACTTCGGCGTGGCCATGGAGCGCGTCGAGCGCGAACTGCAACAAGCTGGCGCGAAAACGCTGCAAGACCGCCGCGCCAATTTCGCCTGCGCGCTTGCTCTGGCGGGCACGGACGACTGCTATCATATCTTCATCGGCCGGGTTTTCGGGCATCTGGTCTGGCCGCCGCGCGGCGATCGCGGCTTTGGCTACGACCCGATCTTTGTGCCCGACGGTTATGACATCACCTTCGGCGAGATGGACCCGGCGGAAAAGCACCGGATTTCCCATCGCGCGGCGGCATTCGCGAAGCTGGTGGCGCATCTGCGCCGCACGGAAACAACGCTATGA
- the pyrF gene encoding orotidine-5'-phosphate decarboxylase has protein sequence MTTPENLGPGDAARADAAGRLFVALDLASVDAARALVEQLSPPITSFKIGLELIYAGGIDLARELAAGGHEVFLDAKLLDIGNTVERATDQIAGLGARYLTIHATDTKTLTAAVRGRGASPLRLLGVTVMTNLDFRDLSEQGVTRPPREMVLHRARLALDAGLDGVIASPQEAGALRETFGTSLEIVTPGVRPAGTQAGDQSRTATPTDAIAAGADKLVIGRPITAADDPPAAAGKIIDEIALALAR, from the coding sequence ATGACCACCCCGGAAAACCTGGGACCAGGTGATGCGGCCCGCGCCGATGCCGCAGGGCGCCTTTTCGTGGCACTCGATCTGGCGTCCGTTGATGCGGCGCGGGCGCTGGTCGAGCAACTCAGCCCACCCATCACCAGCTTCAAGATCGGGCTTGAGCTGATTTATGCCGGCGGCATCGACCTTGCGCGCGAGTTGGCTGCGGGCGGGCATGAGGTCTTCCTCGATGCCAAGCTGCTCGACATTGGCAACACGGTCGAGCGCGCGACGGACCAGATTGCGGGACTTGGCGCGCGTTATCTCACCATTCATGCGACCGACACCAAGACGCTGACGGCCGCCGTTCGCGGCCGCGGCGCCAGCCCGCTGCGCCTGCTCGGGGTGACAGTGATGACGAATCTCGACTTCCGGGACCTGAGCGAGCAGGGCGTCACTCGCCCGCCGCGCGAGATGGTGCTGCATCGCGCGCGCCTCGCGCTGGACGCGGGGCTGGACGGCGTGATCGCCTCGCCTCAGGAGGCTGGCGCGCTGCGCGAAACCTTCGGCACCAGTCTCGAAATCGTCACACCGGGCGTCCGGCCGGCGGGCACGCAGGCGGGCGATCAGAGCCGCACCGCGACGCCAACCGACGCCATCGCCGCCGGCGCGGACAAGCTCGTCATCGGGCGGCCCATCACCGCCGCCGACGATCCGCCCGCCGCCGCAGGCAAGATCATCGACGAGATCGCGTTGGCGCTGGCCCGCTGA
- the grpE gene encoding nucleotide exchange factor GrpE produces the protein MSNEKKSDTTAETEKARQNDDPFARDDAETKAEGAAASGDDRAKTNEAGAQEGAGEAAAAEAASKAGTPEDRIKELEERLKRAVAEQENLRKRMEREKADTAKYAIANFAREVLGIADNIQRAIDAVPKDAAANDQALKTFLEGIEVTERELHKAMERHGIAKLNPEGEKFDPNFHQAMFEIPTADMPSGMVMQVVQPGYLLEDRVLRPALVGVSKAAPATSGGQDRPNDQPQSTGDNPASEQRAEQTQTGSASASAEDNTESDTSKTDSASAQPRGSSRLNEPVINAETEESYGADSASRKA, from the coding sequence ATGAGCAACGAGAAGAAATCAGACACGACGGCGGAAACCGAGAAGGCGCGCCAAAACGACGATCCTTTCGCGCGCGACGACGCGGAAACGAAAGCCGAAGGCGCAGCCGCTTCGGGTGATGATCGAGCCAAGACCAACGAGGCCGGGGCGCAGGAAGGCGCTGGCGAAGCCGCAGCGGCGGAGGCTGCCAGCAAGGCCGGCACGCCGGAAGACCGCATCAAGGAACTGGAAGAACGCCTGAAGCGCGCCGTGGCCGAACAGGAGAACCTGCGCAAGCGCATGGAGCGCGAAAAGGCGGACACCGCGAAATATGCCATCGCCAACTTCGCCCGTGAGGTGCTCGGAATCGCCGACAACATTCAGCGTGCCATCGACGCCGTGCCAAAGGACGCCGCGGCGAACGACCAGGCGCTCAAGACCTTCCTCGAAGGCATCGAGGTGACGGAACGCGAGTTGCACAAGGCCATGGAGCGGCATGGGATCGCCAAGCTGAACCCGGAAGGCGAGAAGTTCGATCCGAACTTTCACCAGGCGATGTTCGAGATCCCCACCGCCGACATGCCGAGCGGTATGGTGATGCAGGTGGTTCAGCCGGGCTATCTGCTTGAGGACCGCGTGCTGCGTCCCGCGCTTGTCGGCGTGTCGAAGGCCGCGCCCGCCACGTCGGGCGGTCAGGACAGGCCGAACGACCAGCCTCAGAGCACCGGCGACAATCCGGCCTCGGAACAGCGCGCGGAGCAGACCCAGACCGGCAGCGCCAGTGCGTCCGCTGAGGACAACACCGAGAGCGACACCTCCAAGACCGACAGCGCATCAGCGCAACCGCGCGGCTCATCACGCCTCAACGAGCCGGTCATCAACGCCGAAACGGAAGAGAGCTACGGAGCCGACTCGGCGAGCCGGAAGGCATAA
- a CDS encoding TerC family protein, whose product MIEILADTNVWASLLTLTAMEVVLGIDNLVFISVLASRLPEHQQAKARAIGLGLALLFRIIMLFGLTYLIALREPEFVVYGHEISWRDIILLGGGLFLLAKATLEIHGEIEGHKDEGGGVAYSGFYMVIAQIAVIDMVFSVDSIITAIGMTEYIGVMIAAVTIAIAVMFVASEPATRFIERHPTTKMLALSFLILIGVLLVADGMGFHVPRGYVYFAMGFAAMVEVFNVLARRARRGGTA is encoded by the coding sequence ATGATTGAAATTCTCGCCGACACGAATGTGTGGGCCAGCCTTCTGACCCTGACGGCGATGGAGGTTGTGCTCGGCATCGATAACCTGGTTTTCATCTCCGTGCTGGCGTCCCGTCTCCCCGAGCATCAGCAGGCGAAGGCCCGAGCGATCGGGCTGGGTCTCGCGCTCCTGTTCCGCATCATAATGCTGTTCGGGCTGACCTATCTCATCGCGCTGCGCGAGCCGGAGTTCGTGGTCTACGGACACGAGATTTCCTGGCGCGACATCATCCTGCTCGGCGGCGGGCTGTTCCTGCTGGCGAAGGCGACACTGGAAATCCACGGCGAGATCGAGGGCCACAAGGACGAAGGCGGCGGAGTGGCTTATTCCGGCTTCTACATGGTTATCGCGCAGATCGCCGTGATCGACATGGTTTTCTCGGTCGACTCCATCATTACCGCCATCGGCATGACCGAGTATATCGGCGTGATGATTGCCGCGGTGACGATCGCCATTGCGGTGATGTTTGTCGCGTCGGAGCCGGCGACGCGTTTCATCGAGCGGCACCCCACCACCAAGATGCTGGCGCTGAGCTTCCTGATCCTGATCGGGGTACTGCTGGTGGCCGACGGGATGGGCTTCCACGTGCCGCGCGGCTACGTCTACTTCGCGATGGGCTTTGCAGCCATGGTCGAGGTGTTCAACGTGCTGGCCCGGCGGGCGCGGCGCGGGGGCACCGCCTGA
- the rph gene encoding ribonuclease PH → MRPSGREADALRRVSFERAVSRHAEGSCLVKFGHTHVLCTATIEERTPPWLKGQGKGWVTAEYGMLPRATTERTRREAASGRQSGRTQEIQRLIGRSLRAVMDLQLLGERQILVDCDVLQADGGTRTAAITGAWVALKDAVDWMQARDMVNASPLSDQVAAVSCGLYGGEAVLDLDYEEDSEADADANFVMTGAGGIVEIQCTAETSAFSEDDFAKLMSLAKKGIAELTELQKMAVA, encoded by the coding sequence ATGAGGCCGTCCGGGCGTGAAGCCGATGCGTTGCGGCGGGTGAGTTTCGAGCGCGCGGTGTCGCGCCATGCCGAAGGATCGTGCCTGGTTAAGTTCGGGCACACGCATGTGCTGTGCACCGCAACCATCGAGGAGCGCACGCCGCCCTGGCTGAAGGGTCAGGGCAAGGGCTGGGTCACTGCGGAATATGGAATGCTGCCGCGCGCCACAACCGAGCGGACGCGCCGCGAAGCCGCGAGTGGCCGCCAGTCCGGACGCACGCAGGAAATCCAGCGGCTCATTGGCCGGTCGCTTCGTGCGGTGATGGACCTTCAACTGCTTGGCGAGCGCCAAATCCTCGTGGATTGCGATGTGCTGCAGGCCGATGGCGGCACCCGCACCGCGGCGATCACCGGCGCCTGGGTGGCGCTCAAGGACGCCGTTGACTGGATGCAGGCGCGCGACATGGTGAATGCCAGCCCGCTGAGCGACCAGGTGGCGGCGGTGTCCTGCGGGCTGTATGGCGGCGAGGCCGTCCTTGATCTGGACTATGAAGAAGATTCCGAGGCCGACGCCGACGCCAATTTCGTCATGACCGGCGCGGGCGGGATCGTCGAAATCCAGTGCACGGCCGAGACCAGCGCCTTCAGCGAGGATGACTTCGCCAAGCTGATGAGCCTTGCGAAGAAAGGCATCGCCGAGCTGACTGAGCTGCAGAAAATGGCGGTGGCCTGA
- the hemW gene encoding radical SAM family heme chaperone HemW, with protein sequence MSMDQPSDAGFGVYVHWPYCAAKCPYCDFNSHVPRGAVNEQRYAKAVIRELEHHAALTPGRRVDTIFFGGGTPSLMQPDTVASVIDAIAALWPLASDAEVTLEANPSSVEAARFAGYRAAGVNRVSLGVQSLRDDALQFLGRLHSAGQARNAVDVAHAHFERVSIDLIYARPGHAVEAWRDELREALALGVRHLSAYQLTIEPGTAFYRLHAAGKLDTPPDDTATALFKATQELCAEAGLASYEVSNHAAPGEESRHNLIYWRYGDYVGVGPGAHGRIALADGARLATETVRDPAAWLEQVEGDGHGIETQTTLASLEQAEEMLLMGLRLADGVSRARLRGLSGHDIAPTTLEDLRALGLIAVVDERVRVTDDGRLLLNQIALKLADALNPVESAPAAATG encoded by the coding sequence ATGAGCATGGACCAGCCCTCTGACGCCGGTTTCGGTGTTTACGTTCACTGGCCGTACTGCGCGGCCAAGTGCCCGTATTGCGATTTCAACTCGCATGTGCCGCGCGGCGCGGTGAACGAGCAGCGCTATGCCAAGGCGGTCATCCGCGAGTTGGAGCATCACGCGGCGCTGACGCCGGGGCGTCGAGTCGACACGATCTTTTTCGGCGGCGGCACGCCGTCGCTCATGCAGCCCGACACGGTTGCCTCAGTGATCGACGCGATCGCCGCGCTCTGGCCCCTCGCGTCGGATGCCGAGGTCACGCTGGAAGCCAATCCGTCGAGCGTGGAGGCCGCGCGCTTCGCCGGCTACCGCGCGGCTGGCGTCAATCGCGTTTCGCTTGGCGTGCAGTCGCTGCGCGATGACGCGCTGCAATTTCTTGGACGGCTGCATTCCGCGGGTCAGGCGCGCAACGCTGTGGACGTCGCGCATGCTCATTTCGAGCGCGTCTCGATCGACCTGATCTACGCGCGGCCGGGCCATGCCGTCGAGGCCTGGCGCGATGAACTGCGCGAGGCGCTCGCGCTCGGCGTCCGGCACCTGTCAGCCTACCAACTCACGATCGAGCCGGGCACCGCTTTTTATCGCCTGCACGCGGCGGGCAAGCTCGACACGCCACCCGACGACACCGCGACCGCGCTGTTCAAAGCGACGCAGGAGCTTTGCGCCGAGGCCGGACTTGCGTCTTATGAGGTCTCGAACCACGCCGCGCCGGGCGAGGAAAGCCGGCACAATCTGATCTATTGGCGCTACGGTGATTACGTCGGCGTTGGACCGGGCGCGCATGGCCGGATCGCTTTGGCGGATGGCGCGCGCTTGGCGACGGAGACGGTCCGCGACCCGGCTGCATGGCTGGAACAGGTCGAAGGGGACGGCCACGGTATCGAGACGCAGACCACGCTCGCCTCGCTGGAGCAGGCTGAGGAGATGCTCCTGATGGGGCTGCGGTTGGCCGACGGTGTCTCCCGTGCGCGGCTGCGCGGGCTTAGCGGGCACGATATCGCGCCGACGACGTTGGAGGACTTGCGCGCACTCGGCCTGATCGCTGTTGTGGATGAGCGCGTTCGCGTCACGGATGACGGCCGGCTGCTGCTGAACCAGATCGCGCTCAAGCTTGCCGACGCGCTGAACCCGGTGGAAAGCGCAC
- a CDS encoding CDP-alcohol phosphatidyltransferase family protein → MKQRSIWPAAAVHIFTATGAVLGFFALTATARGAFETAFLWLGAALLVDGLDGPLARYFYVKQTLPRISGESLDLVIDYMTYVIVPAFMLYEADLVPAGFSGIAAGAIMLTSLFHFADNHSKTTDGFFVGFPALWNLFLLYAFVLQPAPELVLAGVALFSVLTFVPLKWGHPVRVRAFRWVTLTVTAIWSVAAIAVLLRGFPGDLVTQVIFAGAAVYYIALSLTRTAGLAALNETH, encoded by the coding sequence ATGAAACAGCGCAGCATCTGGCCGGCCGCTGCGGTTCACATTTTTACGGCGACCGGGGCGGTTCTCGGTTTCTTTGCGCTGACCGCCACGGCGCGCGGTGCTTTCGAAACGGCGTTCCTCTGGCTCGGCGCCGCTCTGCTTGTCGACGGGCTGGATGGTCCGCTGGCCCGGTATTTCTACGTCAAGCAGACGCTGCCTCGCATCTCCGGCGAGAGCCTGGATCTCGTCATCGATTACATGACCTATGTCATCGTGCCGGCCTTCATGCTCTATGAGGCAGACCTTGTGCCGGCGGGCTTTTCAGGTATTGCGGCTGGCGCAATCATGCTCACCTCGTTGTTTCATTTCGCTGATAACCATAGCAAGACGACGGATGGCTTTTTCGTTGGCTTCCCGGCGCTGTGGAACCTCTTCCTGCTCTATGCCTTTGTGCTGCAGCCGGCGCCGGAACTGGTGCTCGCCGGGGTGGCGCTGTTTTCGGTGCTGACATTCGTTCCGCTGAAATGGGGGCATCCGGTGCGGGTCCGGGCTTTCCGGTGGGTGACACTGACCGTCACCGCGATATGGTCGGTCGCCGCGATCGCCGTTCTCCTGCGCGGCTTCCCCGGCGATCTGGTCACGCAGGTGATTTTTGCGGGCGCAGCGGTTTATTACATCGCCCTGAGCCTGACACGTACGGCGGGCCTGGCAGCGCTCAACGAAACGCATTAA
- the hrcA gene encoding heat-inducible transcriptional repressor HrcA: protein MTEPLGGLKELNERSREIFRQIVETYLETGAPVGSRNLSRQLPMTLSPASVRNVMADLEAMGLIYAPHASAGRMPTHAGLRMFVDCLLEIGDLSTREREQIQRQMTAEYTRQGVDEVLSEASGMLSGLSRCAGLVVAEKQINRIKHIEFVNLDNGRALLVLVGEDGAVENRVVNLPEGLPPSALIEAGNYLNARIRGLTLHEAKERINQELKEKRDLLDELTKGLIEAGLAEWSGGREETKSLIVRGRAHLLEDLKAIEELERIRLLFEDLESKKELVRLLDLADEAEGVRIFIGSENQLFSLSGSSVIVAPFRDNDRNIVGVLGVIGPTRLNYARVIPVVDYTAKLVGRLLT from the coding sequence ATGACCGAACCTCTGGGCGGCTTGAAAGAGCTCAACGAGCGCTCGCGCGAGATTTTCAGACAAATCGTCGAAACGTACCTTGAGACGGGCGCGCCCGTTGGCTCCCGCAACCTGAGCCGGCAACTGCCAATGACGCTGTCGCCGGCTTCGGTGCGCAACGTCATGGCGGACCTGGAGGCGATGGGCCTGATATACGCGCCGCATGCCAGCGCGGGCCGCATGCCGACGCATGCGGGGCTGCGCATGTTCGTCGACTGCCTGCTGGAGATCGGCGATCTCAGCACGCGCGAGCGCGAGCAGATCCAGCGCCAGATGACCGCCGAGTACACCCGCCAGGGCGTCGACGAAGTCCTGTCCGAGGCCAGCGGAATGCTCTCCGGCCTGTCGCGATGCGCGGGCCTCGTGGTCGCGGAAAAGCAGATCAACCGCATCAAGCACATCGAATTCGTCAATCTGGACAACGGGCGCGCGCTGCTGGTTCTGGTGGGCGAGGACGGCGCGGTCGAAAACCGCGTCGTGAATCTGCCGGAAGGGCTGCCGCCCTCCGCGCTGATCGAGGCCGGCAACTATCTCAACGCGCGCATTCGCGGGCTGACGCTGCACGAAGCCAAGGAGCGCATCAATCAGGAGCTCAAAGAAAAGCGCGACCTGCTCGACGAGCTGACCAAGGGGCTGATTGAGGCAGGCCTGGCGGAATGGTCCGGCGGACGCGAGGAGACCAAGAGCCTGATCGTGCGCGGCCGCGCGCATCTGCTTGAGGACCTAAAGGCGATCGAGGAGCTGGAGCGCATCCGGCTGCTGTTTGAGGACCTTGAGTCCAAGAAGGAACTGGTCCGGCTGCTGGACCTGGCCGACGAGGCCGAGGGCGTGCGCATCTTCATCGGCTCCGAGAATCAGCTCTTTTCGCTGTCCGGCTCTTCGGTGATCGTCGCGCCGTTCCGCGACAATGACAGGAACATTGTCGGCGTGCTCGGCGTTATCGGGCCGACGCGACTGAATTATGCGCGGGTCATTCCGGTGGTGGACTACACCGCCAAACTTGTCGGACGACTGTTGACTTGA